From the genome of Mycoplasmopsis bovis PG45:
TATTTTTTATTAAATAGTTAAAATTAGGAATTAAAGTGTCAATTTTATTGTTTGAATTAATAGGAATCTTAGCTCCTGAATTAATTACATAAATTTTCTTGTTTTCCCCTTTGTCATCAAAGGTTTCAAAAACATAGCAATTTTTTCCATTTTCATCAAGTCCGCCAAGTGCAAATATATTAATATGGTTCATCAAAACCTCCAAAAGTAAAAAAATAAATTATTAAATTGAATAAAAAACATAATATTATTTACAATTTTACCATACATAAGAATTAGTAAGTTTTATAATTTTAGGCAAATTTTAACTTTGATAATTAATAAAATATTTATAAAAAATAAAAGAGCAAGTGGTTTTTGTCCTTGCTCTATATTTTTAATTTATTTTTCTCATTATTAATATCTGAATCTATTGAGTTTAATACAGCTTTTGAATCGTTTATTTCTTTTGCGTACTTTGAAATTTCTTCTTTATTTCGTTCATTTCACTTTTAAGAGACTCTATCTTATCCAAAATATCTTGTTTGTCCTTCTCAAGTGATTTAATTTCTTCTTGTTTCTGATCTTTAGTGCTTTTAATCTTATTCACTTTTTCTTTTAATTCGTCATATTTGCTTTTAGCTGCTTCATATTTTTCATAGATTTTTTCTACGTCGTCTTCATCTTCCTTGTTAAATTCAATTGTTTCGCTATCTAATTCCAACTTTTTATCTACAAAATTACGCATTCCTTCATATAGGTCAAGCATTTTTTTAGCAGCATCTAATTCTTTTTCTAATGATGTGGCCTCACTGTTAAGTTTAGAAATCTCTTTTTTTGTTGCTTCTATTTGCTCTTCAATCTTTTTAATCTTAGGGCCAGATTCATTTTGCATAGCTTCTATTTTTTTTTCTAACTCTTTAGTTTGATTTTTCAATACATTATCTTCGTTAACTTTTTTATCAATTGGTTTTACCAACTCATGCTTTTCAAAACGAAGTGCCTTTAGTTGTTCACTTTCTGGCTTTTTACCTTTTGTCATAGCAGCAGCAACAAACACAGGCGAAACAGCAAAAGCAGTTATTGTTCCAAATGTTAAAATTCTGTTACTAATTCTTTTCATAAATATTTCTCCACCAAATGTTCAATGTTTTCTATCATATTACAGATAGGGAATATTGGTAAAATTTATAAATAAAAAAAATGTGCCAATATGCAAACATTAACACATATAAAAATTGGCGTTTATTATTAGCTGTTTAAGAATATTTTACTTTAGAAAATGCAGCATACTTGTTTACTTTTTCTCTTTTAGTTTCTTCTATCTTAATAACAATTGTAAATTCGCCTTTGGCTGAACTATTTTTTAACTCTTCCAGAACATCATTTGCATTTCCAGAATAAAACTGCTCATGAATTTTTGTCATTTCTCTAGCCAAAAATACTGTTGCATCGTTATTTCAAACTTTATAAATCTCACTTAAAAATTTTTCAATTTTGCTGTTTCCCACATAAAAAACATATGCATGCTCGGTTCCGAAGGATTCAATTTGCTTAAGTCTTTGACCTTCTTTTTCTTTAGGAAATCCCATATATAAAAATGTGCTTGAAAGCCCGCTAAGTGCAAATGCTGTAATAGAAGCGCTTACTCCTGGAATAATTTCAATATCTATATTGTTTGCATTAGCTAGCTTGACAATTTCAAATCCCGGATCATTTACTAATGGCATCCCAGCATCAGAAACAAGAGCAATACTCTGATTGTTGCTTATCAACTTATTAATTATGGACTTAGCTGAACTTTTTTCATTGTTTTTATTATGGATAACTAGTGGTTTCTTTATATCATAAGCTGATAAAAGTTTGGAAGTTACTCTGGTATCTTCACATGCAATTCAGTCAACTTTCCTTAGCGTTTCAATAGCTCTATAGGTTATGTCTTTGAGGTTCCCAATGGGTGTTCCAACTATATAAATTTTACTCATAAGCTCCCATAATTTTTGTAAGCATTCTCTCAGTTTGTAGAAAATAATTTTCATTAGAATCTAAACAATTGATAAACTCATCTAAACCTGTAAACAAGGCAAAAAAGTCAATTTTTGCCGTCTTAAGTTTGCTAGCTACCTTTTTCATTAATGGATTTTTAAAACTAAATTGACTCCAAATTCAAGAAAATATAAACTTAAGACAAAGAACTATAAATGTCATTGTGTCTTTTTTATCTTTCTTACTAAACCTTGTTAAAAACACATACAAAAAATATCTCTCTTTGAAGCTGTTATTAATGGCTTCTAATAAGCTTAAGACCAAATCATACGAATTGTTGCTAATATACTTTTCAACTTGTGAAATATCAGTAAATATATGACTATAAAATCAAGCTTGCTCTTTTTCAAATCCTTTCGATAATAGTTCAGATTCAATCTCTAAACTGCTAGGCGGCTTAAGGTTAATAACAACTGATCTAGAAAGTATAGTTTGTAAAACTGCGCTAAGATTCTTCGTAGTTAGTAAGAAAATTGTATCATCACTAGGCTCTTCAATGCTTTTCAATAAAGCATTTAAACTTGCGTTAGAAGCCTTATCAATTTCTTTTAATATGATTATTTTATAGGTATCTTGGACAAATGAAGC
Proteins encoded in this window:
- a CDS encoding DNA polymerase III subunit delta' (catalyzes the DNA-template-directed extension of the 3'-end of a DNA strand; the delta' subunit seems to interact with the gamma subunit to transfer the beta subunit on the DNA): MVSENLKKILDNSVNNNRLSHCYLFSSSSSIDIDESLIYFINKINKSEINSLDEQNLPANVMFFSDDLSKAKILSVMENSTLASFVQDTYKIIILKEIDKASNASLNALLKSIEEPSDDTIFLLTTKNLSAVLQTILSRSVVINLKPPSSLEIESELLSKGFEKEQAWFYSHIFTDISQVEKYISNNSYDLVLSLLEAINNSFKERYFLYVFLTRFSKKDKKDTMTFIVLCLKFIFSWIWSQFSFKNPLMKKVASKLKTAKIDFFALFTGLDEFINCLDSNENYFLQTERMLTKIMGAYE
- a CDS encoding membrane protein, whose product is MKRISNRILTFGTITAFAVSPVFVAAAMTKGKKPESEQLKALRFEKHELVKPIDKKVNEDNVLKNQTKELEKKIEAMQNESGPKIKKIEEQIEATKKEISKLNSEATSLEKELDAAKKMLDLYEGMRNFVDKKLELDSETIEFNKEDEDDVEKIYEKYEAAKSKYDELKEKVNKIKSTKDQKQEEIKSLEKDKQDILDKIESLKSEMNEIKKKFQSTQKK
- the rsmI gene encoding 16S rRNA (cytidine(1402)-2'-O)-methyltransferase is translated as MSKIYIVGTPIGNLKDITYRAIETLRKVDWIACEDTRVTSKLLSAYDIKKPLVIHNKNNEKSSAKSIINKLISNNQSIALVSDAGMPLVNDPGFEIVKLANANNIDIEIIPGVSASITAFALSGLSSTFLYMGFPKEKEGQRLKQIESFGTEHAYVFYVGNSKIEKFLSEIYKVWNNDATVFLAREMTKIHEQFYSGNANDVLEELKNSSAKGEFTIVIKIEETKREKVNKYAAFSKVKYS